In Granulicella mallensis MP5ACTX8, the sequence GGCTCCGGGAGTTCGACGCTGACGATCGTGACGGCGTCGACCATTGCAGCGGGCACCTACGCGCTGACGATCACGGGCACCAGCGGTACGCTGTCGCACTCGGCGACAGCGACGTTGATCGTACCGGGACCGCCTGACTTCGGCGTCTCGGCTACACCGAGTTCTCAGATAGTGGCCCAGGGGAGCAGCACCACCTACACGACGTCGCTCAGTGCGTTGAACGGCTTCACCGGGACAGCGGCTTTGAGCGTGAGCGGCTTGCCAACCGGGGCAACGGCAAGCTTCAGCCCTACGTCGCTCACTGGCTCCGGGAATTCGACGCTGACGGTCTCGACAGCGTCGACAACTCCAACGGGCACGTACCCTCTGACGATCACGGGCACCAGCGGTACTCTGTCGCACTCGACGACAGTGACGTTGGTCGTGCAGGGGCCTGACTTCGGTCTCTCGGCTACGCCAAGTTCGGCGACGGTGCCGCAGGGGAATAACGGTGCCTATACGGCGTCGCTCAGTGCGCTGAACGGCTTCACTGGCACGGTGAGCCTGAGCGTAAGCGGACTGCCTGCCGGGGCCACCGCCAGTTTCAGTCCGGCGTCGGTTGCCGGTTCGGGGAGTTCAACGCTGACGATCTCGACAACGGCAACAACTCCAACGGGGACGTATGTCCTGACGATCACGGGGACCAGCGGCAGCCTGTCGCACTCGTCTACTGTCACTCTGGTGGTCAATATCCCCGCAGGAGGTAATCTGCCGTCGGGTTGGACGGATCAGGATATCGGAAGCGTGGGCGTTGCCGGCAGCGCCAGCTATAGCAATGGTACGTTCATTGTGAACGGTGCCGGGAGCAGCATTACCGGCACGACCGAGCAATTCAACTATCTGTACCAGGCCGCTACTGGAACAAGTTATACCGTTACGGCCCGGGTGCTCAGCATGACCAACACCAACAGCGGGGCGCAGGCCGGCGTGATGATCCGTGAGACGCTTGCCACGGGTGCGACGATGGCGGATATCAATCTCACACCTGGGAACGGCGTGACCTGGCTCGAACGCACGACCACCAATGGCACTGCGAGCGGGAGCAGAACCCCCGGCCTCGTCGCTCCTTATTGGATTCGTGTCGTGCGCAGCGGCAGTACCTTTACCGGTTATTTTTCACCGGATGGGGTGAACTGGACGCAGGAGGGCACGGTCAGCGTATCGATGGCGAGCAATGCATACATCGGACTGGTGGTCAGCAGCAGGAACACCTCTCAGTTGTGCACGGCGACCTTCGATAACGTGTCCATCACCACGCCTTAGCCGGGCGAAGACAGGGCAGCCCCGAAATCTCGTTCGACTTGGGCGAGATTTCGGGGGAGCGCTTATCTCATCGTCTGATCGGAATGTGGCCCAGATCGTGCCATCGACATGTCAAACCAGCGTTCTTGTCCATGCTGAGCGCCAATCGCTCGAATTGAGTCACTGCTCCCCGTAACGTGTATGCCTGCGCTACGATGGGAGTGGCTGATGACAAAACGCATGAATCGTAGAAATTTTGCCCGACTACTCGGCTTGTCGGCGAGTGTTGCCGCCCTACCGGCAACTGCAGTGACTCCTTCCTCCCCCCTCACTAGCGCCACGCGAGAGCGTGGATTCCCAAAGGGATTTTTGTGGGGCACCGCGACCTCGGCCTATCAGATTGAAGGCGCGCCCACGGAAGACGGTCGTGGCCCCTCGATCTGGGACACGTTCTCGGATGTAAAGACGAACACCTACACGGGTGACAACGGCGATATGGGCGCCGATCACTTCCACCGCTATCGCGAGGACATTGCGCTGATGCAGGAGCTGGGCGTGCAGACGTACCAGTTCTCGGTGTCCTGGTCGCGCATCTTCCCAGAAGGGACGGGAACTCCTAACCCACGAGGGTGGGATTTCTACGACCGTATGCTCGACACCTTATTGGCTGCCGGTGTTCAACCGTTTTGCACGCTGTATCACTGGGATCTGCCGCAGGCGATGATGAAAGTCGGCGGATGGCAGAGCCGGGACACCGCGAAGGCGTTTGCGGATTACTCAGCTTATGCCGTGAAACATCTGAGCGACCGGGTGAAGCACTTCATCACGATGAGCGAGGTGTCTCAATTCGTTGATGGGGGGTACAGATACGGAAGCGATGCCCCTGGACTCAAACTGTCGGATGCCATCGTCGCGCAGGTAACGCACAATGTGCTGGTGGGGCATGGGCTGGCTGTGCAGGCGGTACGAGCGAATGCGCGCGCGGGAACGAAGGTAGGAATTGCTGACAATGCTGTGAGCACCTGCCCGGTGATTGAGACGCCGGAGAATATCGCAGCGGCACGGAAGGCATACCGCGAGATGAATGCGCGATCGCTGACGCCGATCATGGAGGGCCGCTACTCCGAGGATTATTTGAAGGGCCTGGGAGCGAATGCGCCGAAGTTTACGGCTGAGGATATGAAGCTCATCAGCACGCCCCTGAATTTTATTGGGCTGAACGTCTATGAGCCAACCTGGATAAGAGCGAGCGCCGATCCAGGAGGATACGAAATCGTGGACATGCCAAAGAGTTATCCGATCATGGCGGCGAAATGGCTGGAACTGGGGCCGGATGGAATGTATTGGTCGCCAAAACATCTGCAGGCGTTGTGGGGTGTGAAGGAGATCTACATTACCGAGAACGGAGCGGCAAGCCTGGATGTACCGACCAAAACCGGCGAGGTGCTGGATGTGGACCGCATCCTTTTCCTGCGCAGCTACCTGGAACAATTGCAGCGCGCGGTGAGCGAAGGCGTGCCTGTGAAGGGGTACTTCCTGTGGAGCCTGATCGACAACTATGAGTGGTCCGATGGCTATGCCATGCGCTTTGGCATTACCTATGTGGACTACAAGACAATGAAGCGAACGATCAAGCTTTCGGGGCAATTTTATAAAGAAGTGATCGCAAGGAATGGGCTGGCGTAGGAGCGTTCTCTCAATGGTCACTTCATGAGTGAAGTTATTCACCGAGCCGTCTTATGACTTTTGCGCTGAGACGGCCCGAGGCCACCCTGAACATCTCTACGAGGAAGCATTCTCCAGGAAATGGACTTCCAACTTGTCCGCACGAACAACGTCCAGCACTTTGACGACTCGTTCTGAACCGGGAGCGAAGATCTCATCGCCTGACTTGGGTAAAGGCGCTCCGTGAGGATAGTCGATTTCGTTGTTTTCCCCGGACGTTACGTCTTTGAATAGAACCAGTGGCATTTGCATTGACCTCTACGAATTAAGGTTATCACTGCGGCTCCTTTGGGGGAGCCATTTGTCTGATTTCCAGCCGTGTCTCAGATCGACCTCGCTAGAACTTCCTCGATTTGCCGAATCGATTCTTTGGAAGCCCGACCATTTTGTAGCGCAAGACGAGCCGCTAGCTTTCCCGAGCTGGCATAGGATGCGGCTATCTCGGGATCCCAGGCCTGTAAGGCCAGAAGTTGCGTTTCAACCACCTTTGTCTCTCCACGAGAGATTGGACCGGTAAGGGCCTGAACAGGTCCAAAACGAAATAGATTTTCCAGGGCTTCGGTGGCGATGGGTTTCAGAATCTCAAAGGCGGTCGCTCTCGCAATGCCCGCTTCTACAAGGCAATCGATTCCTGCTGCGACGGTGCTTACAAGATAGTTATTCGAGAAGACGCTCCCCGCGTGGTATACGGCTTTGGCTGCTGGGTCGATGGTGAATCTCTTTCCACCAATCGCGTCCACGGCTTCCGCGAGAACTTGTACAGCGGTTGAATCTCCTTCGAGTGCGCAGAATGTGCCGGAAAAACTCTCGACTGCCAGAGACTCATCAGCGAAGCTCTTAACCGGATGCATGCTGGCGATGCTCGCCCCTCTCGCGCGGAGTGGCGCCAGGATCTCTGAAGAGATTGATCCACTGCAGTGAAACACCACGGATTCGGGTCCGATGCTTGCTGTTTTTGCAAGAGCAGCCGCGCAATCAGCGAGGGCTGAATCGGCGGTAGAGATCATGAGAACGTCGATTTGATCTATTTGACCGACTGTTCCTCCGCCAATGAAGGCGATCGCTTGCTCGGAGCTCTCAGGTGAGCGGTTGACCACGTCTCCGATCTCAAATGCAGCATGTTCCTTCCATAAACGTGCCAGGGTCTTGCCAACCCTGCCTGCCCCCACGATGTCCAACCGCCTCTTGCTCATGTTCTCTCCCACGCCGTATACGATCGGTCTGTTTCAGAATTACACTCCGGAATATAGGGACGTCTGAAATCTCAGATTAAACCTGGTTTCAGAGTCGTCTCGTTCTACCGATGGATCCCTCGTTGCATCGAATCTACAATTGAACTGCGCTTTTGCGCATTGGAGCCTGAATAGTGCGTACGCCGCTTTTGATTCTTCCTGGCCGCAACAACTCCGGACCACAGCATTGGCAGACTCTATGGCAAGAGCGCATGCCCGATGCCGTACGATTGCAGACAGCGAGTTGGGCTGATCCTGATTTGAGCGATTGGATAGCCGCACTGGACCGAGCGATAGAAGCGTGTTCGGCCCCTCCGATTCTCATAGCCCATAGCATGGGATGCCTTTTAAGTGTCTGCTGGGCTCAACTGGACCGTCCGAACCTCTCGATCGCCGGTGCGTTTCTAGTAGCGCCCCCGAACTTCAAACGTGATGGCTTTCCATCTCCATCATTCACCCAGATTCCGGAGTCACCGCTGCCGTATCCTGCTTTGGTGATTGCCAGTACGAATGATCCCTACTGCTCGATCGAAGTAGCTGCCGGGTTGGCAAAAAGCTGGGAAGCAGGGTTCGTTTTGGTCGGGGCTCGCGGTCACATCTCCACGGAGCCAAACAATGGAGATTGGCAAGAGGGTTGGCTTCTGCTTGAAGCGTTCGCTGCTGGACTTCGTGTACAGCTTTGATTAGAGACAGTGGAATCCATACCAATGACGGGTGGTATGGAACGCGGCTAGCCTCTGAGGCTAGCCGCTCTACAACTCCATCCAGGGCTCTTACTGGTTGGGGGCATCGCCGGGGTTCTCGACGCTGGTGGCGTCGGCAGAGAAGTCGTCGACGGAGGGACCACCGGCGGACGGGCCTTCGGCGGTGATGCGGGCGACCTCGGCGGGGCTGCGCATCTGGTAGTTGAGCGGCGGCGTCGCACCGGCCAGGTGGCGGACGAAGAAGTCCCAGCGGCGGCGCGTCATGTACTGTGAGGCCTCGCCGTAGCCGTGGTGCGCGTTGGGGATCAGGATCAGGTCGAAGTCCTTGTTGGCCTTGATCAGCGCGTCAACGACCAGCAGCGTGTTCGAAGGGGGCACGTTGTCGTCCATGGTGCCGTGTGCGAGCAGCAGATAGCCCTTCAGGTTGCCGGCATAGTTCTCGGCCGCCTGCTTCAGGTAGTTGTCCTGCGGGGTATCGTTGTTGACCTCAAGACCGCCCCACTTCTCGTCCCAGTCGTCCTCGTAGTCGCGGTTGTCGTGGTTGCCGCTTTCGGCGATGCCGACCTTGAAGAAATCGGGAAAGCCGAACATGGCCGTGGTGGTCGCGTTGCCGCCGCCGGAGTGGCCCCAGATGCCTACGCGGTCAAGGTCGAGGAAGGGGTATTGTTTCCCGAGGTCCTTCAGACCGGCTATCTGGTCGGGGATCGTGTTGTCGCCCATGGTCTCGGCGTGCGAGTAGAAGTCGTGGAACTTCTTGGAGCGCCACGGTGTGCCCATGCCGTCGATGCAGACGACGACGAAGCCAAGCTCGGCGAGTGCCTGGTCGTCACCGTGGGCCGCTGCGAACTGCCGAGAACCGCAGGAGCCGGTCTGCGGGCCTGGATAGACGTAGTCGACCACGGGATACTTCTTCGATGCGTCGAAGTTCGCCGGCTTCCACATGTAGCCGAAGAGCTCGGTGACACCGTCGCGGGCCTTCATCTTGATGGGGGTCAGAGGCGTCCAGCCGGTAGCGGTGAGCCGGCTGATGTCCTGTTTGCCCAGTGTGGCAAGCACCTTGCCGTCGGCGGTGGAGCGCAGCACGGCGGTCTTGGGCGTCGTTGGCGTGGAGTAGATGTCGACGATGGTCTGGCCGTCGGGAGAGGGTGTAACGGTGTGGTCGGCGTCCTCGGGGGTGAGCAGGCGCTGATTTTTGCCGTCGAACGATGCGCGGTAGTAGTAGGTGAAGTAGGGGTCGCGCGTGGGGCTGTGGTCGGGGTCCTTGCCGCTTTCCTTACCGGTGGCCAGGAAGTAGACGACACGGGCCTTTTCGTCGACGTGGAGTACCTGCGTGACGGGGCCGTCCCCATGAGTGATCTGGTTCTTGAGCTGACCGGTGTTCAGGTCGTAGAGGTACATCTGGCCAAAGTTGGTGCGTTCGGAAAACCAGAGGAACTCGTTGCTCGCAGGCAGGTACTTCCAGTTCACCTTATCCGTGCCGCTCTCGAAGTAGCTGTCGACGTGCTCGTGGTAGACGTCGCGAATCTCGCCGGTCGTGGTGTCGGCGACCTTCAGCCAGGCGTCCTTGTGATCGCGCGAGCTGGAGACAAAGGCCAGGTGTTTGCCGTCAGCGGAGAACTGGACGTCGTCCCAACCGGAGCCGCCGCGACAGCTGACATCGTCGCAGATGGTGGAGCGATGCTGATCGGGCGACATCTTCAGGCGCGTCATCCCTCCGGTGGGCAGGTCGATGACGACGCGCTCGATCATGGTGACGTCCTTGTCGCCGAGCATCGGGCCCTTCCAGTGATCGAGCACCGGATGACGGTAGGTGACGGGCACCAGGTACATGTCGCCGGTCTTGCGCATGTCCTGCTGGAAGGTGGCGATCTTCTGAGAGTCGGGCGACCAGAGTACGATGGCGCGGTCGGAGTGGCTCCAGCCGGCGTCATCGGTAGCGTAGCCATAGTTCTCCACACCGTCGTGGGTCAGCTGCGTCTCCTGGCCGGTCTTCATGTCGTGGAGCCAGAGGTTCCAGTCGCGAATGAAGGCACCCTTGGTCTTGTCGGGCGAGACGTCGTACAGACTGCGATTGCCGCGGCCAGCTGGCGCGTTGGCGGTGGCAGTATCGGGCGTGCAGGTAGTCACGGCGGCATCACATAGGACCTTGCGGCCGGAGACGACGATGCTGAAGCCGCCACCGGGTTCGGGCGTGTACCCGGAAACCTGTAGCCGATGAGTATCCCCGTTGCTCGCGCCGCCCGCGGTGAGCGCTGCCGCCAGCTTCGCGTTGTCGAAGGCTGGCGTAACTGTGCCGTTCGGCGAGGCGATCCTGTAGACGACCTCGGTATTTGCGGGATCGCGGAAGAAGACGCGGCCATCAGGCAGGTAGCTGGGCGCGGTGATGGTATGGTCTACGAGCGGGTTGACGCTGTACCCCATCATCTTTTCGGCGCGGGCGTAGTCGGCAGCCGTATAGGTCTGCTGCGCGTGGGCGGCGCAGGCGAGGAACGCGAGCGGTGCTGCAAAGAGAAAAAGACGGCGGTGCGCGGGACAAGCGGAGAGCAGGGGCGTCACGGATCTTCCTGGGCTGAGATATCAGCGGTATACGAAAGTGTATACGGAGACGTCAGGAGTCCCGCCCAGGTTTCACGTCCAGCCCATTCCGCTTACCTCGGCGCCATGAGCTGCTTTACCATTACAGCCTTCCGTCCTGGCTGGTTCCATGCGCACTGCGGCTTGTGCGCATGGAACCCCACCCAGGGAGCAGGGAAGCCCTGACCTACTTTGTATCTGTCTTTGTTGCTGTCTCTGTCTTCGTTGCTGTAAACGTTCCGTCGTAACCCAGAGGCTTTACGTCGATATCGCCGTTGAGTTCACCTTTGTCGTTATAGGTGCCGGTGTAAGTAAGTGTCAGGGGTTTTCCCTCATACTCGCCGCCATGAACAAAGATGACCTTCGAGCCATCGATCGTCACGGTCGTATCGTATGTCTTTCCATTGGACACGCATGAGCCGCCGATCTTGTCTGCAGTCTGCGTAAAGGTGCAGACTTCGCTGATGGCATAGCCCTGGACGTCCCCGGAGATCGTCCATGACCCAGGAACCGTTGGCTGTGCGAACAAGGCTGTCGTCGAGAGGAGAAACAGAGGCAAAACTAGCTTCATAAAAGTTCCTTTAGTGCAAAGTCCCTCCAATATACATGGGGGAGATCAATAGATCGTGATTGACTCTGGGCGGAACTAAAAGTCTAGTTCCGATCATCCAGAATCATGATGCTGCCGTTCGTATTCGAGCGTCGACCGAAGAGGACAAATCGTCCGCCGGGAGACACCGAGAGTCTGTCGTTCACTGCTTGAGCTGCCTGGGAGAGAGCTTGCGATTTACCCGATCTCATATCGAACCGGAATAGAGTGGTTGACGCTATGGAGGAGGACCGCTTCAGATAGAAAAGACCACTCCCGGAAACTGTCCATGCATGCCACATCCCCGGTCCCAATGAGACCAGGTTTGTATCGTCATTCGGTGCGTCGAGCGATAGCCGTCGAATCTCGGTAGGACCGGCTAGCGGGGTCCTCAAAACTTGGTTTCATCTCGACTTTCGTGCAACCTTTGGTCCGAAGCCTGCGGTATCTGCAAATTTGCTTACGATCTGGGAATAAAAAAAATATTCACGTGTTGTATCCGTGACGAATGGAAATAGAAACATAGCTTCAATCATTTACTGCGCTCAAGATCTGAATCTGTTTCCAAGCTCAAAAATCGGGAGTTTATAGGTGTTAACTGCAATCGACACGACAGAATCAAAAGCATCTTCCGCACAGGTCGCATCCGCTTCAAATGAAGAACTCGCCGGTCCAGTGACAGCCACGGCGCCAGCAAAGCTTTCAGAGCGATTTTCCAGCATCGATGTACTCCGCGGGGTCGCCCTCCTTGGCATTCTCGTGCTAAATATCGATTACTTCGGTACCGTTCAGCTTGCGCACGATATTCCGGTCGGCACTCCAACCAACGATTTTGCCGGTCCCCACGCCCACTTGAATCTGATCCTGTTCATGATCAAGTGGATGTTCTTCGAAGGGAAGATGCGCGGACTCTTCTCCATGCTCTTCGGCGCTGGCGTCATTCTCATGACAACTCGCGCAGAACTTCGAGGAAGCAAGGACTCCGCTGATATCTACACCCGCCGCAACATGTTCCTCATGTTCTTTGGCATCTTGCATAGCATTTTTATCTGGAATGGGGATATTCTCTTCGATTACGGCTTCGTGGCGTTGCTCTTTCTTTATCCATTGCGCAAGCTCAAGCCGAAGACTCTGCTCTGGTCGGGCACCCTTCTCTCCGTCTTCGTGGCGCCTCTCGGCGTCGTTCATCTCCTAGGCGCCGGTCAGGACCTCAGTCTCAGCCGCCAGGCGGCCTCCATTCAAGCCTCAAAAAAGGCAGGAAGCCTTATCACCGCCGAACAGAGCGACCTCCTGAAGCAATGGAACGCTCGTGTCCAATCCCAAAGCCCGACGCCAGCTAAAACTCAGGCACACCTCAAAGAAGCTACCTCCAGCTATCTTCAACAGGTCGCCTCCAACAGCGAAGGACTCCTCGACGGTTTCACGCCTCACCTCGATCTATTGATGGATGTCCTCTCTGCCATGCTCATCGGAATGGGGCTTATGAAGCTTGGTTTCTTCACAGGCGAGCTTTCCTATGCCTCCTACTGGTGGACCGCCATCCTCGGATTCTCGATCTCCGTCCCCTTTTATGCCCTTGGAGCTCTCAAGGTATACTCCAGCGGGTTCTTCTTCCTCGACCTTGAAAAGTGGCTCTTCTTCCCCTACTACCTCACCCGCGAGCCCGGCTCCCTGGCCATTGCCGCCTTCGTGATGATCATCATCAAAAGTGGTTTATTCAAAATCCCGCAACGACTTCTTGCCGCTGTAGGACGAACTGCCTTCAGCAACTACATACTCACGAGCCTCATCTGCCAGACTCTATTCGTCTGGGGTCCATGGAAGCTTTACGGCAAGTTGGGCTACTACCAGCTCATGTACGTCGTCTTCGCTGTCTGGACCTTCAATATTGTATTCAGCTTTCTTTGGCTGAAGATGTTCGCTTTCGGTCCACTCGAATTTGTCTGGCGATCTCTTACTTACGGAACTATGCCGCCAATGCGCCTGGGCCAAAAAAATAACTTGGGGGCGGCACTCGCGTAGCTGTAGTATTTGTTCCCGTCTGTATAGCCTGCGGCCAGTAGAGAGACGTCAAATTTCGTATATATAAGACAAATCCACTGAGATGATCCAACCCGCATAGGCTGTTCGCTTCATGAGTGATCGCTCTCATGAAGCGAACTCGGCTTCCGAAAAACCTGCGGCTTCTCTACTGCGCTTGCTCAACAACCCAGAAGGCTTCCTGCTGATGCATGAAGTTGATCCAAACAACCACGCCGGGCGTTTCTGTCCCATGCCTGCCCGGGACGTGCGTCTCTGGTACCCGCCAGGGTCTACCGACTAGCCCGATTGAAGTCGGGTATTGAAGGTGAGCACGAAGCCTCGAGCCACCGGCTGATATAGACACCGGCGTGGGCTTCGCCGCAGTAGTGGCGCGCGCCGTAGGCCGATGCCGCTTCGGTGTTCCACTTGAGAACCTTCAATTCCTCTGCATTGCACTGAATCATGAACCAGTGGATCGGGTTCGAACTCTCGGTGCCGCAAATCTCACATCGGTACTGTATTACTGCCGCCATGATGAGTCCCTTTCTTGATGGCAAAACCATCCCCTGTGCCGTACGTTGTCCGTGGGTAGACCAAGGATAACTGAAACGGATGAATGGAGATGGCGGGCAGCGCGTCAGGCGGGCAGGACAGCCTTAAATCTCCATCCAAAGCCCCAAATTTCGCGAAAAATCCATCTGCGGTCTTTGTGGCGACCCAATTGAGAGCGCGGTCGCTCGGTCGGACAGCAATGGCCTTTACTTGGCGGCAATGGGAGCATACTTGTCGACGTATGGCTGGAGCGCGTCGGCCCATATGCGATAACCGTCGGCAGCGGGGTGAAGCATGTCGGGCATCATGTCGGTTGAGATCGTTCCATCATGTTGTGTGAGGCGAGAACTGATATCGACAAGGGTTACGCGAGGATCAGTCGTCTCGGTAAAGCGTGTAGCCAGTGCCTGATTGACCTCAGCTAATTTCATGCGATTGGGGTCGGAGGGCGTCCTGCCTCGGGGAAAGACCGACATGAGGATGATGTGAGCCGAGGGGCAGAGGGTTTCGTATTGGCTGACGATAGCCTCTACGCCGCTCGCAATTTCGCCAGAGGTGTTACGAACTACGTTGTTCGTGCCAATCATCAGCACGACTAACTTCGGGTCCACGCCTGTGACCTGGCCTTTTGACAGGCGCCACAGCAAATTCTCTGTACGATCTCCCTCGATGCCAAAGTCCGCAGCACGTCCGGCAAACTTTGCGTCCCAAACGGCTTTGCCCGTTATCTCCCAGCGATTGGTGATCGAATCGCCGTCGAAGAGGATGTCGGCGTGTTTGCCGCTGTACTTGTCAAACTTGTTCTGTACTGTAATCAACCACTCATCACGAGGAGCAGCGTAAGCTGCTGAGTTCGAATCAGGAGGGACCGCGGGGACATAGACTCGCGCCTGCGCAAAACCTGCAACGGATGTGCCCAGGATGCAACTCGCAAGGAGCAGTCGACGCCAAAGGTGCAGGCGATCGAGGCTCGGTGCAACTGCCGCCTGGCGTCGTGTGGGCCAACGGAGAGTTTTATGGGCGATTGTTGTCATCATCGTAGCTGTGTTGTCTCCTCGAGGCGATTTGTGGGCGCTGTTTTCGTGCCTTCCATTCCTTTGTACCCGAAGTATGACCGGCGGTTAGGTCACATCCTGGCTATGCAAGCTAGCGGAAGGGGGCGCTAGCGCTGGATCTGCGCCTAGATTGCGGTTAGGAGCAGATCCCATCTTTATATGGAAGGACGTTCCTGACTTCAGATCGTCATGCGTGAACCAGAGTTTTCCGTAATCATGGCCACTGCGGTCGATGGACTGGATGTAAACCTCATCCGGGTTCGATCGGGTGACGTTGATCACGAACTTTCGACTTTGCGTTGTGGCGATCGTGATGCGGTCGAACAACGGTGAACCGAACACATAGGCTCCGCTTGTCGGATCCGTCATGTAAAAGCCCATGGCGCTCATCACGTACCAGGCAGACATCTGGCCGCAGTCCTCATTGCCCGCCAGGCCGTCAGGCTTATTGTCGTACATGGATTCAAGAAGCGAATGGATTCGTGGTTGCGTCTCGTATGGTGTGTCTGTGTAGAGGTATAGGTACGCAATGTGATGGCTCGGTTCGTTGCCGTGAGCATACTGTCCGACGAGACCCGCGATGTCTGGTGGCGCATCGGGTGGAAGTTCTGAACTCGCGTTGAAGATTCCATCGAGCTTGGACTTCAGGGCGCTACGGCCGCCCATCAGTTCGGCCAGGCCAGCTGGGTCATGTTGTACCGCGAACGTCGCCTGCCAGGGGTTGGACTCCGCATAGTCACGCCACTGCTTGGAGTGCCCCATTTCATTGGGTGCAAAGGGAAGTGCCCACTCGCCGGTCTTCAGGCGAGGCCGCATGAAGCCAGTCTGCTTGTCGTAAAGATTGCGATATCCCTGGGAGCGCTTCTCCAGTGCAATCGAGGTCTCAGTGTCACCCGCCGCCCGCAGAACGCGCGAGACGGCCCAGTCGTCATAGCAGTAATCAAGCGAAACGCTGACGGACTGGGGAAATATATCGCAAGGAATGAACTTGTTTTCTCGATACAGAGGGAGGCCGCGAACGTCGCTCTCAAGGGCCTCCTTGCGCATGACCCTGGCGGCTCTCTGCAGATCGATGCCTGGAAAGCCCTTCGCCACCGCTTCGGCGATGACCACTGCCGAGTGATAGCCGGTCATGCACTTCGTTTCCTTCGCCTGCAGCGGCCAGATGGGCATTCCCATCGCACTCTGTTCGGCCATACGGATAAGACAGTTCATCATTGCCGGTATAAGTTCCGGCTTCACGATAGTGAGAAGAGGATGAGCGGCGCGGTATGTGTCCCAGAGAGAGAAGGTGCTGAAGTTATGTTCGCCGGTCTCCAGCGTGTGGTTCTGTCCATCCATGCCGCGATATCGTCCGTCTACATCGTCGAAGATGGTTGGTGCCAGCAAGGAGTGGTAGAGGGAAGTGTAGAAGATCTGTTTCTGCTTCAGCGTGCCCCCGTCTACCCGGATGCGTGACAGGTTTTCTTCCCAGGTCTGAGCAGCTTGTTCTCTCACCGCATCGAAGTTCCAATGGGGTGCCTCTGCTTCGAGGTTCTTCATCGCGCCCGCTTCGTCGACACCAGAGACAGCGGTCTTCATCAGGATTTGTT encodes:
- a CDS encoding GDSL-type esterase/lipase family protein; the protein is MMTTIAHKTLRWPTRRQAAVAPSLDRLHLWRRLLLASCILGTSVAGFAQARVYVPAVPPDSNSAAYAAPRDEWLITVQNKFDKYSGKHADILFDGDSITNRWEITGKAVWDAKFAGRAADFGIEGDRTENLLWRLSKGQVTGVDPKLVVLMIGTNNVVRNTSGEIASGVEAIVSQYETLCPSAHIILMSVFPRGRTPSDPNRMKLAEVNQALATRFTETTDPRVTLVDISSRLTQHDGTISTDMMPDMLHPAADGYRIWADALQPYVDKYAPIAAK
- a CDS encoding GH92 family glycosyl hydrolase — encoded protein: MISRRRFTALSAASLCSGIAKARSLGTIANTYADHSESNAKVSQYVDIRIGTGGHGHCYPGATLPFGMVQLSPDTYNRGWDWCSGYNYSDSSIMGFSHTHLSGTGIGDMLDILVMACTGAVKTVPGTREHPEEGYRSRFHHEDERASPGYYSVLLSDYKITAELTATERTGMHRYTFPKSDESYFIVDLAHGYDDGPNVVRWSNLRVQGNDTLVGGKSTARWANGREIYFAMKVSRPFDSLEIFVDGQRVDNHSAELKGKSIQAVLHYKTSAQEQILMKTAVSGVDEAGAMKNLEAEAPHWNFDAVREQAAQTWEENLSRIRVDGGTLKQKQIFYTSLYHSLLAPTIFDDVDGRYRGMDGQNHTLETGEHNFSTFSLWDTYRAAHPLLTIVKPELIPAMMNCLIRMAEQSAMGMPIWPLQAKETKCMTGYHSAVVIAEAVAKGFPGIDLQRAARVMRKEALESDVRGLPLYRENKFIPCDIFPQSVSVSLDYCYDDWAVSRVLRAAGDTETSIALEKRSQGYRNLYDKQTGFMRPRLKTGEWALPFAPNEMGHSKQWRDYAESNPWQATFAVQHDPAGLAELMGGRSALKSKLDGIFNASSELPPDAPPDIAGLVGQYAHGNEPSHHIAYLYLYTDTPYETQPRIHSLLESMYDNKPDGLAGNEDCGQMSAWYVMSAMGFYMTDPTSGAYVFGSPLFDRITIATTQSRKFVINVTRSNPDEVYIQSIDRSGHDYGKLWFTHDDLKSGTSFHIKMGSAPNRNLGADPALAPPSASLHSQDVT